One genomic segment of Candidatus Poribacteria bacterium includes these proteins:
- a CDS encoding ABC transporter substrate-binding protein codes for MPKFSSQYCTLLMLIVFGIGCGVPNNPYPKSEHDEAIYYNTFSAEPKHFDPAMSYSSDEYRFIQQIYEPPLQYHYLKRPYELIPLTAEAVPQPRYFDTDGEPLPQNTPAASVARAVYEVRIRPGIMYQPHPCFAKTEAGEWRYHNLTKADVKGFTQVKDFPMTGTRELIAADYVYQIKRMADPKVTCPISSTLEDYILGMEAYSDALSDGQIDPSFPGVEVVDRYTYRVTLKAKYPQFVYWLAMPFFSPMPREAIDFYGQPVMTERNITIDRFPVGTGPYRIETLIAHKEIVLVKNENFRVEHYPSSGEPSDRETGLLDDAAKIIPFIPKAVYKLEKESIPRWNKFLQGYYDNSGIPSDTFDRAVAFDSTGDPAASDVLKSKQIALRISVEPTSVYFAFNMLDDTVGGYTAEKRKLRQAISIALDNEEYIEIFLNGRGVSAHSPLPPGIFGYLEGPDGINPYTHDWDPQSNRPSRKSIEEARRLLAEAGYPGGQDSNGNPLIISFDNTWTSAGASAALTWMRKQLEQLGITMESRTTDYNRFRDKVKNGNFQIIRWGWHADYPDPENFMFLLYGPNSKTLHDGENAANYDNPEFNERFEKMKNMANSPERLEIIGEMNRLLQRDAPWVFVFHPVNFGLSHQWLKNNKPTSTGYNTLKYRRIDGEQRSESRQEWNQPILWPLWVCAAFLILCTIPAIITIWKRERGTQ; via the coding sequence TTGCCAAAATTTTCAAGCCAATATTGCACACTCCTAATGCTAATTGTTTTCGGCATCGGCTGTGGTGTTCCCAACAATCCATATCCGAAGTCTGAACACGATGAGGCAATCTACTACAACACGTTCAGTGCGGAGCCAAAACACTTCGATCCGGCAATGTCATATAGTTCCGACGAATACAGATTCATCCAGCAGATTTACGAACCCCCGTTACAATATCACTACTTGAAACGTCCGTACGAGTTGATCCCACTGACAGCAGAGGCGGTCCCACAACCTCGCTATTTCGATACCGACGGCGAACCCTTGCCACAAAACACGCCCGCAGCGTCTGTCGCGCGCGCTGTGTATGAGGTGCGCATCCGTCCGGGTATCATGTACCAACCACACCCCTGTTTCGCTAAAACTGAAGCGGGCGAATGGCGTTACCACAATTTAACAAAGGCAGATGTAAAAGGATTTACACAAGTTAAAGATTTTCCAATGACCGGGACGCGCGAGCTTATCGCAGCGGATTACGTCTACCAGATTAAACGCATGGCGGATCCCAAAGTCACGTGTCCTATTTCGAGCACGTTAGAAGATTATATTCTCGGTATGGAAGCCTACTCTGATGCTCTCTCCGATGGACAAATAGATCCGTCTTTCCCTGGGGTGGAAGTTGTTGATCGCTACACCTATAGAGTCACCCTCAAAGCGAAATATCCGCAGTTTGTGTACTGGTTAGCGATGCCGTTCTTTTCACCGATGCCTCGCGAGGCAATTGACTTTTATGGACAACCCGTTATGACAGAACGAAACATCACAATTGATAGATTTCCTGTCGGAACGGGCCCCTACAGGATAGAGACCCTCATTGCACATAAGGAAATAGTTCTCGTTAAGAACGAAAACTTTAGGGTTGAACACTACCCATCAAGTGGCGAACCCAGCGATAGAGAAACGGGACTTTTGGATGACGCAGCGAAAATCATTCCCTTTATACCAAAAGCCGTCTACAAATTAGAAAAAGAGTCCATCCCGCGTTGGAACAAGTTCTTACAAGGTTACTACGACAATTCCGGCATCCCTTCGGATACGTTTGATAGGGCGGTCGCCTTCGATAGTACGGGTGATCCTGCGGCAAGTGATGTATTGAAATCAAAGCAGATAGCCCTACGTATCAGCGTAGAACCGACATCCGTTTACTTCGCCTTCAATATGCTTGATGATACTGTCGGTGGATACACTGCAGAAAAACGGAAACTTCGGCAAGCGATTTCGATAGCATTGGATAACGAGGAATACATTGAAATTTTCCTCAACGGACGCGGCGTTTCCGCACACAGTCCACTTCCACCCGGTATCTTCGGCTATCTGGAAGGTCCAGACGGTATAAACCCGTATACACACGATTGGGATCCACAGTCCAACCGACCGAGTCGCAAGTCTATTGAGGAAGCTCGGCGACTCCTCGCAGAAGCAGGCTATCCGGGTGGACAGGATAGTAACGGAAACCCGCTCATTATCTCCTTTGACAACACATGGACATCCGCGGGTGCCTCAGCCGCTTTAACATGGATGCGGAAACAGTTAGAACAACTCGGTATCACTATGGAAAGCCGCACCACCGATTACAACCGTTTTCGAGATAAAGTTAAGAACGGAAACTTCCAAATCATCCGTTGGGGATGGCATGCCGACTATCCGGATCCAGAAAACTTCATGTTTCTGCTCTACGGACCCAATAGTAAGACACTGCACGACGGTGAAAACGCTGCCAACTACGATAATCCAGAATTCAACGAGCGCTTTGAAAAGATGAAAAATATGGCAAATTCACCAGAACGCTTGGAGATAATCGGTGAGATGAACCGTCTGCTACAACGCGATGCACCTTGGGTCTTCGTCTTCCACCCTGTTAATTTTGGTCTATCGCATCAATGGCTGAAAAATAACAAGCCGACTTCCACAGGGTACAACACACTTAAATATCGCCGCATTGATGGGGAACAACGATCCGAAAGTCGTCAAGAATGGAATCAGCCAATTCTCTGGCCCCTATGGGTCTGTGCTGCATTTCTCATTCTGTGTACAATTCCGGCAATCATCACAATTTGGAAACGCGAACGAGGCACGCAGTAG
- a CDS encoding aldo/keto reductase: MKQIKIPGVNKEISQLILGTMMFSPLKFDYSVEMLDAFFEAGGNALDTAHGYGGGDSEMLIGLWTRQRNNRDDVFLIDKGGHPQGRVPRPRLSPEELKADLDESIARLRTDSIDLYMLHRDDPVIPVSTIIDYLNEEIGAGRIRAIAASNWEPQRIIDANTYAAENGLAGFVSCSNNISLAVPMEPMWAGCVCVDDAARKWHNESQFPLMPWSSQARGFFSGAFTPENRENRDMVRVYYNDDNFERLERAKELSAKSGCSPIQVSLAYCLNLSFPVLPVVGPLTIAELDSSLGAVALELSDAEVQWLNLETDGNPL, encoded by the coding sequence ATGAAGCAAATAAAAATTCCTGGAGTCAACAAAGAGATTTCACAACTGATTCTGGGGACTATGATGTTTTCGCCGCTGAAATTTGACTACAGCGTCGAAATGCTGGACGCATTCTTTGAGGCAGGTGGAAACGCACTTGACACCGCACACGGCTATGGCGGTGGTGATAGCGAAATGCTCATCGGACTCTGGACGCGCCAACGCAACAACCGCGACGACGTGTTCCTCATTGATAAAGGGGGACACCCACAAGGTAGAGTGCCACGTCCCCGTCTTTCCCCCGAAGAACTCAAAGCCGATCTTGATGAGAGTATCGCTCGGCTCCGCACTGACTCTATTGATCTCTACATGCTCCATCGCGATGACCCTGTGATTCCGGTTAGCACAATTATTGACTATCTGAATGAGGAGATAGGTGCAGGACGTATCCGCGCCATCGCCGCTTCTAACTGGGAGCCACAACGCATCATTGATGCCAACACCTACGCCGCTGAAAATGGACTCGCCGGATTTGTGTCTTGCAGCAACAACATCAGCCTGGCAGTCCCGATGGAACCGATGTGGGCAGGCTGTGTTTGTGTGGATGATGCCGCACGCAAGTGGCATAACGAAAGCCAGTTCCCGTTGATGCCGTGGTCCTCACAGGCACGTGGCTTCTTCAGCGGCGCATTTACACCGGAGAACCGCGAAAACCGAGATATGGTGCGCGTCTATTACAACGACGATAACTTTGAAAGGCTCGAACGCGCAAAGGAATTAAGCGCAAAATCCGGCTGCTCCCCTATTCAGGTGTCCCTTGCATATTGCCTCAATCTTTCTTTCCCGGTTTTGCCGGTTGTCGGACCGCTAACTATAGCAGAATTGGACTCCTCGCTCGGAGCCGTAGCACTGGAACTCTCCGACGCCGAAGTCCAGTGGCTCAACTTGGAAACGGACGGAAATCCTCTATGA
- a CDS encoding phytanoyl-CoA dioxygenase family protein codes for MKTTTTFDSLFRLSEPSQADIDAFHNDGYIVYPDVFTDDGREGLIEEITQRFDPVRQYLEALNNGEDQRHPYFIRPWNDRGEYSDRLIDDPFITALIRATIGDAYHFCHSALNIAPRGVGPLGYHQDHHHWKHENPVNLAERDNYYIQILYYPNGFTRGDRNLKVIPGSHKVAPTKEATPERMLAGDFDHEIGRKLKEKRLDLPPGSMVYINARIFHAVEEKPINSPQPYRIFAIDIFKEAGPPHRYTQEIPDEWMANATPFRRKLFDREAYTEGCWS; via the coding sequence ATGAAAACCACGACTACATTTGATTCACTTTTCCGACTATCCGAGCCTTCACAGGCAGATATTGACGCTTTTCATAACGACGGTTATATCGTTTATCCAGACGTATTCACAGACGATGGACGAGAGGGATTAATTGAGGAGATTACGCAACGTTTTGACCCGGTACGTCAGTACCTTGAAGCGTTGAATAACGGTGAGGACCAACGGCATCCCTATTTCATTCGTCCATGGAACGATCGCGGTGAATACAGCGACCGACTCATTGACGACCCTTTCATTACAGCACTGATACGCGCCACTATCGGAGATGCATACCACTTCTGCCATTCCGCCCTTAACATTGCACCCCGTGGGGTCGGTCCACTCGGATACCATCAAGATCACCATCATTGGAAACATGAGAATCCTGTTAACCTCGCCGAGCGCGATAACTATTACATTCAGATTTTGTACTACCCAAATGGCTTCACACGTGGCGATCGAAACCTCAAAGTGATACCCGGTAGCCATAAGGTCGCACCGACGAAAGAAGCAACCCCAGAACGAATGCTCGCAGGCGACTTTGACCACGAGATAGGACGCAAATTAAAAGAAAAAAGGCTTGACCTGCCGCCTGGAAGTATGGTTTACATCAATGCTCGTATCTTCCACGCCGTTGAGGAGAAACCGATAAATTCTCCGCAACCTTATCGCATTTTCGCCATCGACATTTTCAAGGAAGCCGGTCCTCCCCACCGCTACACCCAAGAGATCCCGGATGAATGGATGGCGAACGCGACCCCGTTCCGTCGGAAATTATTCGATCGTGAAGCATACACGGAAGGATGTTGGAGCTAA